From the Exiguobacterium aurantiacum genome, one window contains:
- the uvrC gene encoding excinuclease ABC subunit UvrC: MSHSDHIKHKLALLPDEPGCYLHKNEYGEIIYVGKAKNLKNRVRSYFTGAHDIKTMRLVAEIRDFEYIVTASELEALLLEMTLIKKHDPKYNIRLKDDKSYPYIKITNEPYPRLLTTRKLKRDGGFYFGPYPNAYAANETKRLLDKLYPLRKCQPMPRKLCLYYHIGQCLGPCELAIDTDEQKEIVQEIRRFLNGETSETLAKLQVDMGRAAEDMQFERAAELRDQIRAVESIMNKQNMITADPTARDVFGYTLDRGWMCVQVFYMRGGKMIERDVSLFPLHGEPSEELESFIVQFYEQNVLPKEVLVPEIVRIDLLNEAIGTKVMQPKRGAKRQLLDLATKNASIALNEKFELLARDEERTLLAMRELGEAIGIPNLSRVDIIDNANIQGADAVSALVVFEDGKPLKKEYRKYKIRTVQGPDDYETMREVVRRRFRRLLTEEKRLPDLLLIDGGIGQLNAALDVLQNEFGLDLPVGSLKKDDRHRTSQLLFGEGGSVIELNSRSSAFYLLQRMQDEVHRFAITFHRSLRTKKMTKSVLDDIPGVGPKRRQQLIRHFGSMKQIRLASLEQLKEAGLPEKLAETVIQYVHEETDE, encoded by the coding sequence TTGAGTCATTCTGACCACATTAAACATAAATTGGCGCTCCTCCCGGACGAGCCTGGCTGTTACTTGCATAAGAACGAGTACGGCGAGATCATCTATGTCGGGAAAGCGAAAAATCTGAAGAACCGGGTCCGGTCTTATTTCACCGGGGCGCATGACATCAAGACGATGCGGCTCGTCGCCGAGATTCGCGACTTCGAATATATCGTCACGGCGAGCGAGCTCGAGGCACTCCTGCTTGAGATGACGCTCATCAAAAAGCATGACCCGAAATACAACATCCGTCTCAAAGACGACAAGTCATACCCGTACATCAAAATCACGAACGAACCGTACCCGAGACTGCTCACGACGCGGAAGCTGAAGCGGGACGGCGGCTTCTATTTCGGCCCGTATCCGAACGCCTACGCCGCCAACGAGACGAAGCGGTTGCTCGATAAACTGTACCCGCTCCGGAAGTGCCAACCGATGCCGCGCAAACTCTGTCTGTATTACCACATCGGGCAGTGCCTCGGACCGTGCGAGCTCGCCATCGACACGGACGAGCAAAAAGAGATCGTCCAAGAGATTCGTCGCTTCCTGAACGGGGAGACGAGTGAGACGCTCGCCAAGCTCCAAGTGGACATGGGACGAGCGGCCGAAGACATGCAGTTCGAACGTGCTGCTGAGCTCCGTGACCAAATCCGGGCCGTCGAGTCAATCATGAACAAACAGAACATGATCACGGCCGATCCGACGGCGCGCGACGTCTTCGGCTATACGCTCGACCGAGGCTGGATGTGCGTCCAAGTGTTCTATATGCGGGGCGGCAAGATGATCGAGCGCGACGTGTCGCTGTTCCCTCTCCACGGCGAACCGTCCGAGGAGCTCGAGAGTTTCATCGTCCAATTCTACGAGCAGAACGTGTTGCCGAAGGAAGTGCTCGTCCCTGAGATCGTCCGGATCGATTTGTTGAACGAGGCGATCGGGACGAAAGTGATGCAACCGAAACGTGGGGCGAAGCGGCAACTGCTCGATTTGGCGACGAAAAACGCCAGCATCGCCTTGAACGAGAAGTTCGAGTTGCTAGCCCGTGACGAAGAGCGGACGCTTCTCGCCATGCGTGAGCTCGGCGAGGCGATCGGCATCCCGAACTTGTCGCGCGTCGACATCATCGATAACGCCAACATCCAAGGGGCGGACGCCGTCTCGGCACTCGTCGTCTTCGAGGATGGGAAGCCGCTCAAGAAGGAATACCGGAAATACAAGATTCGGACCGTCCAAGGGCCTGACGACTATGAGACGATGCGTGAAGTCGTCCGGCGTCGGTTCCGTCGCCTGTTGACGGAAGAGAAGCGTCTGCCGGACCTGCTGTTGATTGATGGCGGGATCGGGCAATTGAACGCCGCCCTCGACGTCCTCCAGAACGAGTTCGGGCTCGACTTGCCTGTCGGCTCATTGAAAAAAGATGACCGTCACCGGACGAGCCAACTGTTGTTCGGGGAAGGCGGCAGCGTCATCGAACTGAACTCGCGCTCGAGCGCGTTCTATTTGCTCCAACGTATGCAAGACGAGGTCCACCGGTTCGCCATCACGTTCCACCGTAGTTTGCGAACGAAGAAGATGACGAAGTCGGTGCTTGACGACATCCCGGGCGTCGGACCAAAGCGGCGTCAACAGTTGATCCGCCATTTCGGGTCGATGAAACAGATTCGACTCGCCTCGCTCGAACAGCTGAAAGAAGCGGGACTGCCCGAGAAGCTGGCCGAG
- a CDS encoding dihydrolipoyl dehydrogenase family protein, whose translation MKRYDVIIIGSGSAASQAANVLCDAGKQIAIVENWTFGGTCPQRGCDPKKMLAEGAELIARAERMKPLGVHGELSLDWHAFKRRIDEYRFAVPTTKMHHWKEHDIDLFEGEPHFIDEDSIVIEGHEISAHQFLIASGLIPRPLDIPGDDAAITSDDVFELEDLPKHVSIIGAGYIAFEFAHILRRFGCEVTLLIRSRALKAFDRKVVKRLVDETIRIGIDVRYGIEPVRIDGDVLTLSDDSTLVGLVLNATGRIPSIERLRLDAGGIESDHGGVLVNEYLQTTNPNVYAAGDVAKSRNPALTPFAGQEGRIAALNLLRNNTRPLPERPAPTVVFTTPPIAKVGLTVDEAKARDIDYECKDNDLSHFLTYERINDTTAFSRILLSKDGHVLGAHLIGQHAPELINLFSFIIQNNITHQHVKHLEFAYPTSASDLSYLI comes from the coding sequence ATGAAACGGTACGATGTCATCATCATCGGCAGCGGTTCGGCCGCGAGCCAAGCCGCTAACGTATTATGCGACGCCGGTAAACAAATTGCCATCGTCGAGAACTGGACGTTCGGCGGGACGTGCCCGCAGCGTGGATGTGACCCGAAAAAGATGCTCGCGGAAGGAGCAGAGCTCATCGCCCGTGCGGAACGGATGAAACCGCTCGGCGTTCACGGTGAGCTCTCGCTCGATTGGCACGCCTTTAAACGGCGCATCGACGAGTATCGTTTCGCCGTCCCGACGACGAAAATGCATCATTGGAAAGAGCACGACATCGACTTGTTCGAGGGGGAACCCCATTTCATCGACGAGGATTCGATTGTCATCGAGGGGCATGAGATCTCGGCGCATCAGTTTTTGATCGCGTCAGGCCTCATCCCACGGCCGCTCGATATTCCGGGTGATGACGCGGCCATCACGAGCGACGACGTCTTCGAACTCGAAGACTTACCGAAACACGTCAGCATCATCGGGGCCGGCTATATCGCCTTCGAGTTCGCCCATATCCTCCGCCGTTTCGGGTGTGAGGTGACCCTCCTCATCCGGTCGCGGGCGCTCAAGGCCTTCGACCGAAAAGTCGTCAAACGGCTCGTCGATGAGACGATTCGAATCGGGATCGATGTCCGCTACGGGATTGAGCCGGTCCGGATCGACGGGGACGTGCTGACGTTATCAGATGACTCTACCCTTGTAGGGCTCGTGCTTAACGCCACCGGGCGGATTCCGAGCATCGAACGACTCCGCCTGGATGCGGGCGGCATCGAGTCCGACCACGGCGGTGTCCTCGTCAATGAGTACTTGCAGACGACGAACCCGAATGTCTATGCCGCCGGAGACGTCGCCAAGAGCCGCAATCCGGCCCTTACCCCGTTCGCCGGCCAGGAAGGGCGCATCGCCGCTCTCAATCTACTGCGAAACAACACCCGTCCGTTGCCCGAGCGCCCTGCCCCGACCGTCGTCTTCACGACACCCCCGATCGCCAAGGTCGGGCTCACGGTCGATGAGGCGAAAGCACGGGACATCGACTACGAGTGTAAAGACAACGACTTGTCCCATTTCTTGACGTATGAGCGCATCAACGACACGACGGCCTTCTCCCGTATCTTACTCAGCAAGGACGGGCACGTGCTCGGCGCCCACTTGATCGGACAACACGCGCCGGAATTGATCAACTTGTTCTCGTTCATTATACAAAACAATATCACCCATCAACACGTCAAACACTTGGAGTTCGCCTATCCGACGTCCGCGTCCGACCTCAGCTATTTGATTTAG
- the mnhG gene encoding monovalent cation/H(+) antiporter subunit G yields the protein MTATMIFDILTGVFTVIGVFFTVVAAIGLIRLPDIYSRTHAASKSATLGVMFVLFAAVLHVWVDQRVFDARLLLGLFFVLLTAPVGGHLIARAAHTKGVPLWKDSLQDALKEDKDKGLE from the coding sequence ATGACCGCGACAATGATCTTTGATATACTAACCGGCGTTTTCACGGTGATTGGAGTATTCTTCACGGTCGTTGCGGCGATTGGTCTCATCCGTCTGCCTGACATCTATTCGCGTACACACGCGGCATCGAAGTCGGCGACGCTCGGGGTCATGTTCGTCTTATTCGCGGCCGTGCTCCACGTATGGGTCGACCAACGTGTTTTCGATGCGCGTCTCTTACTCGGGTTGTTCTTCGTTCTCTTGACGGCACCCGTCGGCGGACATTTGATTGCCCGGGCGGCACACACGAAAGGGGTCCCGCTTTGGAAAGACTCGCTTCAGGATGCGCTGAAAGAAGATAAGGATAAAGGATTGGAATGA
- a CDS encoding Na(+)/H(+) antiporter subunit F1, with the protein MHWLDILIYISLAILVIAMLFMLYRVVKGPTTPDRVIALDSIGIALISVVALLSILLDTTMFFEVILLLSILAFIGTVAFSKYLERGAIIHHDRDNDL; encoded by the coding sequence ATGCATTGGTTAGACATTTTAATCTACATCTCACTCGCCATCCTCGTTATCGCGATGTTGTTCATGCTGTACCGAGTCGTCAAAGGGCCGACGACGCCAGACCGCGTCATCGCTCTCGACTCGATCGGGATTGCTCTCATCTCAGTCGTTGCGCTATTGTCGATTTTACTCGACACGACGATGTTCTTTGAGGTCATCCTCTTGCTCAGTATCCTTGCTTTTATCGGGACAGTGGCGTTCTCGAAATATCTAGAGAGAGGAGCCATCATCCATCATGACCGCGACAATGATCTTTGA
- a CDS encoding Na+/H+ antiporter subunit E, with translation MAYQILINFFLAFIWMFLTGSFTTYGFLIGYLLGLLVIFMMRRFFRESGNNFYFTRVIKLFKLLLVFSRELVMANFEVLRLVLSPKLEIQPGIFRYETTLTSGWKISLLSMLISLTPGTLVVQVSQDNKILYIHALHMPNKEALKQDIYDNFETGIKEATD, from the coding sequence ATGGCCTATCAAATATTAATCAACTTTTTCTTGGCGTTCATCTGGATGTTCCTCACGGGATCGTTCACGACGTACGGTTTTCTGATCGGGTATTTGCTCGGTTTACTCGTCATCTTCATGATGCGACGCTTCTTCCGGGAATCCGGAAATAACTTTTATTTCACGCGCGTGATTAAGCTTTTCAAATTATTGCTCGTCTTCTCGCGCGAACTCGTCATGGCGAACTTCGAGGTGTTGCGCCTCGTCCTTAGCCCGAAACTCGAGATTCAACCGGGAATTTTCCGATATGAAACGACACTTACATCGGGCTGGAAGATTAGCTTGTTATCGATGCTCATCTCGCTGACACCTGGTACACTCGTCGTCCAAGTGTCACAAGATAATAAGATCCTCTATATTCATGCGCTCCATATGCCGAATAAAGAGGCGCTCAAACAAGACATTTATGATAACTTCGAAACTGGGATTAAGGAGGCGACGGACTGA